From Micromonospora echinospora:
CCAGCGGGTTGCCGGACTCGCGGCGGCGGTTGAACGCCGCCCGGATCGACTCGACGCTGGGGATGACCTGCGGGCCCACGCCGTCCATCACGAACTCGGCGTGCCCCTCCAGCAGCGTCATCAGCGCGGTCAGCCGGTCCAGCACGGCGCGCTGCGCCGGGGTCTGCACGATGTCCAGCACGCTGGCCCGGCTCTCCGGGTCCTTGATCGCGTCGGAGAGCGTCGCCACGCCGCGGCGCAGTCGCTCCAGCAGGTGCTCGCCGCCCTGGGAGGCGTCCACGAACGCCTGCACCTCGCCGAGGAAGTACGCGCGCATCCACGGCACGGCGGTGAACTGGGTGCGGTGGGTGACCTCGTGCAGACACACCCAGAGCCGGAAGTCGCGCGAGTTCGCGCCGAGTTTCCGCTCGACCTCGAGGATGTTCGGGGCCACCAGCAGCAGCTGGCCGGGGTCACCGGCGAAGACCTCGTACTGGCCGAGCACGCGGCCGCTCAGGTACGCCAGCACGGTCCCGGCCTGCACACCCGTCACGCGGGAACCGATCGCCTCGGTGAGCGCGCCCGGCCGCTTGTCGCCGGAGAGGCGCTCGACGAGCGGGGACACCACCTCACGCAGCCCGGCGATGTTCGCCGCGGCCCAGTCCCGGCGGTCGACCACGCGTACCGGCGGGTGGGCGACCTGCGCGCGCAGGCCGGTGTAGTCGGCGACGTGCCCGGCCGCCTCGTCGGTCAGCCGACGCAGGTCGCCGACGACGTCGGTGGCCTCGGCGTACGACACCCGAGGGCCCGACTTGCTCAGCGCCCCCGCTGTCGCGGCGGCCAGATCCCAGTCCACGAACTGCGCCATGAACCCACCGTACCCGCGCCGGAACACCCCTACCCGGGCTCGCGCCCGCCGATCGACGCCCGTCGGTCAGCGGCAGCCGCACCCGGCCAGCGCGGAGGTGATCCGGTCCAGGGCCGCCCGGGTCTCGTCCAGCGAGCCCTGGGTCCGGTCGGTGAGCACGGCGAACGTGAGCAGCCGGCCGTCGGCGGTGGTGACCGTGCCGGCGATGGCGTTGACCCCGCTCAGCGTGCCGGTCTTGGCCCGCACCACGCCCGCGCCCGCACTTGTCGCCGCCGCCCGGTAGCGCTCGTCGAGCGTGCCGGACCAGCCGCCGACCGGCAGGCCGCCGAAGATCGCGGCGAGTTCGGGGTGACTGCCGTTGCCGGCGAGCGTGATCAGGTCGGTGAGCAGCGAAGGGCTGATCCGGTTGGTGCGGGACAGGCCGCTGCCGTCGGCCAGGCTGATCTCGCCGGCCGGCAGGCCCAGTTCGCCGAGCACCTGGCCGGTGGCCGCCGCGCCGCCGACGAACGAGCCAGGCTTGCCCTTGGCGAGCGCCACCTGGCGGGCCATCGCCTCGGCGATCACGTTGTCACTGTCGCTGATCATGATGTCGACCAGCCGGATCATCGGCAGCGACTCGACAGTGCCCAGTTCGGCGCCGGGGGCCGTACCCGTGGCGCCGGACGCGGCCGGCGCAGCGCCGCGGGTCACCTGCGCGGCGCCGCCGGTGAGCCCGAGCAGCTTGGCGAACTGCCGGCCGGCGGTCAGGTCGGGCTGGGGCACCCGTTCGGCGGCGTGGTTGGTCTGCTCGGCGGTGCGTCGCGCCTCCGCCGGGTTCTTCCGGGCACCGTCGGTCATCAGCGCGGTGATCGCCGCGCCGAACCCGCCGGTGGGGATGTCCGAGTCCCAGCCGGGCTCGAAGACCGGGCCGGTGAACAGCGACGAGTCGACGATCACCTTGGTCGGCGCGGTGCCGCCGAGCGCGTTCCGCACCTGGGCGGCGAGGTCGTCCAGCCGGGCCGCGCCCGGGTAGAAGCCGTCCTTGTCCACGGCGAGCGTGGGGTCACCGCCGCCGACCAGGACCACCTCGCCCGGGTTCGCGCCGGCCACCGCCTTCGTCGGAATCCGGTAGGCCGGGCCGCGCGCCGCGAGCACCGCCACGCCGGTCGCCAGCTTGGTCACCGAGGCGGGCACCGTGGGGGTGTCCTGGCCGCTGCCGTAGAGCGCCTGGCCGGTGCTCACGTCGGCCACCGACAGGTGGACCCGGTCGCCGAGCGCGGCGGCGCGTACCAGCGGGTCCAGGGCGGCGCGGATCCCGGCCTCGGTGGGCAGCGGGGCGTTGCCGTCCGGCCCGGCCAGCACGGCCGGCGGGGTGGGTTCGGGCGGTGCGGCGACCGCCGTACCCGAAGCGTCGTCGTCGCCCAGCCAGCCCGCGACCGGACCGGGCCGGAACACGGCCAGCCCGGCGACCGCCAGGGCCAGCACCAGCACGCACGCGAGCGCCGCGACCAGCCGGGAGCGACGGCGCGGTGAGGCCGGGGGTGGGGAGGGCGGAGGCGGCGCGGTGCCGGCCGGCGGGACGGGCGGGCTCACCGGGATCGGACCCGGCGCACCGGGCCAGCTCACCGGCGTCGCGGGATCGTGCGCCGGGCCGACGCGGGCCGACCCGGTCGCGGGATCGTGCGCTTGGCCGGCACGGGCCGACCCGGTCGCGCCGCCGGGGCCGTCGTGCGGCTGCCCGAAGCGGGCGCCGTGCTGCGGTGGACCGAAGCGAGCCTGGCCGGGCCCGTCGTGCGGGCGGCCGACGGGGGCGGAGCCGGTGGCCGGAGCCGGACGGTGGGGGACGTTCGCACCCGGGACGGACACCCGGCCGGTGGCGCCACCGGAACCGGGACCCCCGGAACCGGACCCGTCAACCCTCTCGGGGCGGTAGTGTGAATCTTCCCTCCCCACGGCCCCCTCCTCCCCGCTCGAAATCGCCTTGGGCGACACTACTTCGGTCCGAACACTATGCGGCGGCCGAGGCCGACGGGGGCGTTCCCCCCGCGCCGGGGGTGAGCCGCTGGTTTCCGTTAGCCAGCGTGGGCAAACGAGGGAGCGTGGAAGATGGATTTCGACGTCACGGTTGAGATCCCCAAGGGTCACCGCAACAAGTACGAGGTAGACCACGCGACCGGCCGCATCCGGCTGGACCGCACCCTCTTCACCTCCACGCAGTACCCGGCTGACTACGGCTTCATCGAGGGCACCCTCGGCGAGGACGGCGACCCGCTGGACGCGCTGGTGCTGGTGCCCGAGCCGACCTTCCCCGGCTGCCTGATCCGTTGCCGCACCATCGGCATGTTCCGGATGACGGACGAGAAGGGCGGCGACGACAAGGTCCTCTGCGTGCCCTACGAGGACCCGCGCCAGGAGCACCTGCGCGACATCCACCACCTGGGCGAGTTCGACCGGCTGGAGATCCAGCACTTCTTCGAGGTCTACAAGGACCTGGAGCCGGGCAAGTCGGTCGAGGGCGCGACCTGGGTCGGCCGCGTCGAGGCCGAGGCGGAGATCGTCGCCTCGTACCGGCGGGCCAAGGAGGCCGAGGAGCGCGGCGAGACGCTGCACTGACGCCCACGCTTTCGCCGGAGGCCCGGGTCGCGCGTCGCGACCCGGGCCTCCGCGTGTCTCAGGCGAGCAGGTCGCGGGCCCGGTCGTAGAGGCCCAGCACCGCGCAGGCCACCGGCACCACCGCGACCACCAGCGCGGTGTCGGTCAGGTCGGCCAGCCGGCCGAGGTACGGGGAGACCGGTCGCCGGGCGTACGTGGCGCCCGCGGTGACCGCCGCCAGGGCCAGCGCCAGCCCGCCCACGGCCAGCGCGAACCGGCCGGCCGGACCGGCGCGTTCGGCCAGCACCGCGCCGAGCAGGGCGTACCCGGCGAGCCCGGCGACGATCGCGGGCACCCGGTGGCGTACCGCCACGAAGAGCCGGGAGCGCAGCAGCAGCACCCCGGCGGCGACGGCGGCCAGCAGCAACCCGGCGGTCCGGCCGGCGGCGACGAGCACCGCGACGGCGGCGACCGCGAGCAGCGCGTGGCCGAGCAGCATCCCGGTCAGCACCTCCTCGGCGCGGGCCACCGCGGCGTGCACCTGCCCCCGGTCCGGCAGGTCCCGGGCACCGGCCGGGACGGGCAGCGTGAGCGGCGGCAGCGGCAGCTTGCCGACCCGGATGGCCAGCAACGGCAGCCCGCCGAGCGCGAACACCAGCACGGCGAGCAGGACGGCGGCGGCCCCGGCCGGGTCGAGCAGCAGTCCGCCGAGCGCGGACGCCACGCCGGTCACGCCCACTGTCACCCCGGCCACGAAGACACGGGACCGGCTGGCCACGCCGAGCAGGCCGAGCACCGCCACCAGCAGCAGCGCCACCGAGCCGACGAGCAGTTCCGGGGCGCCCACCCAGCGCAGGCCGGGGATCGGGCCGACCGGATCGCCGGAGGCGACGGCGAGCGCGCCGGCCGTCGCCGCCCAGGGCAGCGCGTATCCGCCGAGGGCGGCGCCGACAGGGCCGTCACCGTACGCCCGGGAGGCCGCGGTGGCGGTGAGCACCAGGATCAGGGCGACCGCGGCGGCGACCGGCCAGCCACGTTCGCCCGGACCGGCCGCGACCACGGCGACCAGCCCGACGGCCAGGGGTACGGCGGCGCCGCCCAGCGCGGCGGCCCGGGTGGCGCGGGCCGACCAGGCGGCGCCCCGGCGCCGGGCTCCGTCGACGATCGCCTCGACCACGTCGTCGTACTCCAGTTCGGGCCACTCGGCACGGGCCGGCACGAGGTGCAGCACCTCGCCGTCGCGGACGCCCTGCGGCAGCAGCGCCTGCGCGGTGGCGAGCACCCCGCCGTCGGTACGGCGCAGCACCCACCCGCCGTGCCGTTCACCGTCGTCTGCCAGCCCTTCCCCGGCGTGCCGGAGCACCTCGGGCAGCAGCTCGGCCAGGGGGACCTGCTCCGGCAGGGCCACGTCGACCCGCCGCCGGGGCGCGCTGATGGTGACCCGGGCGAGCCCGCTTGTCATCGAGGTATCTCCATATCGAGCGGGAACAGTGGGCTGACGGACGAGAGGACTTTACCTACGATGAGCCAGGCTCGGGTTACCCAGAGCCACTTCGGGGAGGGCGAGTGTCCACTGTCGTCATCAAGCGGCCGCCACGCCGCGCGGCACCGGAGATCCCGGTCGGCGAGCTGCCGGTCGAGGCGCCGCCGGAGATCCCCGCGGCGACCGGCGGGCGCTGGCAGCAGGCGCTGATGGTGCTGCCGATGCTCGGCGGGACGGTGGCCATGGCGATGATGTTCGGCCGGGGCGGCGGTGCCTACTCGTACGTGGTGGGCGGCATGTTCGGCCTCTCCTCGCTGGCGATGCTGGTGACCACCTGGGGCAGTGCCGGGCCGAAGAAGTCCGAGCTGATGGCCGCCCGCCGGGAGTACCTGCGGCACCTGGCCACGCTGCGCCGCCGGGCGCGGGAGACCGCCGGCGCGCAGCGGGCCGGGCTGTCCTACCGACACCCCGATCCGGGCCGGCTCTGGTCCACTGTCGACAGTCACCGGGTCTGGGAGCGGCGGCCCGGCGACGCGGACTTCGCCGTGGTCCGGGTCGGTGTCGGGCCGCAGGCGCTCGCCACCCCGCTGGTCCCGCCGGTCACCCGCCCGCTGGAGGAGCTGGAGCCGATGACGGCCGGGGCGCTGCGGCGCTTCCTGGACGCGTACTCGGTGGTGCCGGACCTGCCGGTGGCGCTGTCGCTGCGCAGTTTCGCCCGGGTCTTCGTGCGCGGCCCGGCGGGCCCGGTTCGCGGCGCCGGATCGCCCGCCGCGCAGGCGCTGGCCCGCGCGGTGCTCACCCAGCTCGCTGTCTTCCACGCCCCGGACGAGCTGCTGATCGCGGTCTGCTCCGGGCCGGAACGCCGGGCCGCCTGGGAGTGGGTCAAGTGGCTGCCGCACGTCCACCACCCGAGCCGTACCGACGCGCTCGGGCCGGTGCGACTGGTCACCAGCTCCGCCGCCGACCTGGAACGGCTGCTCCACGACGTACTCGGCGCCCGGTCGCGGTTCAGTCCGCACGGCGTGGCCACGGACGGGCCGCAGGTCGTGGTGGTGCTCGACGGCGGCGACCTGACCGGGGCCACCGACCTGGCCGGCGACGGCGGCATCGACGCGGTCACCGTGCTCGACCTGGACACCCCGCCGCCCCGGCTGCTCGACCGGTACGCACTCCTGCTCGACCTGGTCGACGGCCGGCTGCACTCGCATTCCGCCGAGGGGCACGCCGAGGTGGGCGCCGCCGACGCGCTGGCGACCGCCGACGCCGAGGCGGTCGCCCGGCGGCTCGCGCCGCTGCGGCTCGCCGGCCCGGTACGCGGGCCGGACGCGCCGCCCGGCGCCGAGCCCGGGCTGCCCGAGCTGCTCGGGCTCGGGGACCCGGACAGCTTCACCGCCGAGCAGGGCTGGGCGCCCCGGGCCGCCCGGGACCGGCTGCGGATGCCGATCGGGGTGGGCGCCGACGGCGGGGCGATCGACCTCGATCTGAAGGAGTCGGCGCAGGACGGCATGGGCCCGCACGGCCTGCTGATCGGCGCGACCGGCTCGGGCAAGTCGGAGCTGCTGCGCACGCTCGTGCTCGGCCTGGCCGCCACGCACAGCTCGGAGCAGCTCAACTTCGTGCTCGTCGACTTCAAGGGCGGCGCCACGTTCGCGCCGTTCGAGCGGCTGCCGCACACCGCCGCGGTGATCACCAACCTGGCCGACGCGCTGCCGCTGGTGGACCGGATGGTGGACGCGATAAACGGCGAGCTGATGCGCCGGCAGGAGCTGCTGCGCCGGGCGGGCAACTTCGCGAGCGTGCGCGACTACGAGCGCGCCCGGGCGGCCGGCTCCCCGCTGGCCCCGCTGCCGTCACTGCTGCTGATCTGCGACGAGTTCTCCGAGCTGCTGTCGGCCAAGCCCGACTTCATCGACCTGTTCGTGCAGATCGGCCGCCTGGGCCGGTCGCTCGGGGTGCACCTGCTGCTGGCCAGCCAGCGGCTGGAGGAGGGGCGGTTGCGCGGGCTGGACACGCACCTGTCGTACCGGATCGGGTTGCGCACGTTCTCGGCGCTGGAGTCCCGGACGGTGCTCGGCGTGCCGGACGCGCACGAGCTGCCGCGCAGTCCGGGGCACGGCTACCTGCGTTCCGGCACCGACCCCCTGGTGCGGTTCAAGGCCGCGTACGTCTCCGGCGCGGTCCGCCGCCGCGGCGGGCCGGCGGGCGCGCCCGGCGCCGGTGAGGCACGCGTGCTCGCCTTCTCCACCCATCTGGTGCCGGTGCCCGAGCCGGCCACGCCCGCCGCGCTCCCCGCCGAGGACGACAGCGGCGAGACGCTGCTCGACCTGCTTGTGGACCGGCTGGCCGGGCAGGGCCCGCCGGCGCACCAGGTGTGGCTGCCCCCGCTGGACTCCTCGCCCGCCCTGGACGAGCTGCTCGGTCCGGTCGGCGTCGACCCGGTACGCGGGCTCGCCGTCGCCAACCCGGAGCTGCACGGGGCGCTCCAGGTGCCGGTGGCGGTGGTGGACAAGCCGTTCGAGCAGCGGCGCGACCTGCTCTGGCTGGCCCTGGACGGCGCGGCCGGGCACGTCGCGGTGGTCGGCACCACCCGCAGCGGCCGGTCCGGCCTGCTGCGCACCCTGGTCTGCGCGCTCGCGCTCACCCACACTCCGGCCGAGGTGCAGGTCTACTGCCTCGACTTCGGCAGCGGGACGCTCGGCGCGCTGCGCGACCTGCCCCACGTGGGCGGCGTCAGCGGACGCTCCGACGGCACCTCCGTGCGCCGTACCGTCGGCGAGGTCGCCGGCCTGCTCGCCGAGCGGGAGCGGCGCTTCGCCGAGGCGGGCGTGGAGTCGATGGCCGCGTGGCGACGGCGCCGGGCGGCGGGCGCGACCGACGCCTTCGGCGACGTGTTCCTGGTAGTGGACGGCTGGAACACGTTGCGAGGTGAGTACGAGGACCTGGAACCGCTCGTCACCGAACTCGCCACCCGGGGCCTGGCGTACGGGGTGCACGTGGTGGCGAGCGCGCTGCGCTGGTCGGACTTCCGCCCGGCGATCCGCGACCTGTTCGGCTCCCGGCTGGAGTTGCGCCTGGGCGACCCGGCCGACTCGGTGGTGGTCAAGCGCGCGCTGGCGGCGACGGTGCCGGAGGAGCGGCCGGGGCGGGGCATCACCGCCGGCGGGTTGCACTTCCTCACCGCCGTACCCCGGGTGGACGCGCTCGGCGGTGAGACCGCCGATCTGGTGAAGGCGGTCGCCGGGGCGTGGACCGGTCCGGTGGCGCCCCGGGTACGGCTGCTGCCACCGGTGCTGCCGTACGCCGAGCTGGACCAGAGCGCGACGACCGGGCTGGCGTTCCCGATCGGCATTGCGGAGGCGGACCTCGCCCCGGTGGTGCTGGACTTCGCCACCGAGCCGAACTTCGTGGTCTTCGGCGACGCCGAGTGCGGCAAGTCGACGTTCCTGCGCGCGCTCGCCACGTCGATCGTCAGCCGGTTCAGCCCGGAGCAGGCCCGGGTGATCCTGGTGGACTACCGGCGCAGCCTGATGGGCACGATCGAGTCTGCGCACCTGATCGGGTACGGCACGGCGGCGCCGCACACCGCCGAGCTGATCGAGTCGGCCGCCAGCTACCTCGCAGGGCGGCAGCCCGGGCCGGAGGTGACCCCGGCCCAACTGCGCAGCCGGTCCTGGTGGAAGGGACCGGAACTGTTCGTGCTGGTGGACGACTACGACCTGGTGGCCGGTGGGCCGACCAACCCGCTGCGCGCGCTGGAGGAGCACCTGCCGCACGCCCGGGACGTCGGGCTGCATCTGGTGCTGGCACGGCGGACCGGCGGGGCGGGACGGACCGCGTACGAGCCGATCGTGCAGCGGTTGCGGGAGTTGTCCACGGCCGGGCTGGTGATGTCGGGCGGCCCGGAGGAGGGCGCGCTCGTCGGTCAGGTCAAGGCCGGTCCGCTGCCGCCGGGCCGGGCCCGTCTGGTCACCCGTCGTGAGGGGGTGCGCCTGGTGCAGTTGGCGCATCTCCCGCCCGGGTGATCCGAGGCGCGGAGTTGACCCGTGACGGCCGGGGCAACCGGTAATCTCCGAGCAGCATGTGTCTGACGCGACGGAACGGCTGGGGAATGTGACAGGGGATCGGCAGGGCCTGCCCGGTGCGCCGCCCCGGTGTCTCGCCCGACGCGCGTTGCTCGCGGTCGCGTCGGCGCTGGTCGTCGTCGCCGGTCCGCTGACGCTGCCGGCCCAGGCCGCGCCGTCCGTCCGGGTCGCCGCGCAGCAGCAGTGGGCGGCTCCCGACCATGCGCTCCGTGGCGACCACGTCCGCGACGAGCAGTGGCAGTTGGAGAAGCTGCGGGCGAAGACCGCCTGGCGCACCTCGACCGGGCGTGGCGTCGTGGTCGCGGTGATCGATTCCGGTGTGGACGCATCGCATCCCGACCTGGCCGGTCAGGTCCTGCCCGGTCTCGACCTGGTGACGCCCGACGGTTCGGACGGGCCCGATCCGGTGGGGCACGGCACCACTGTGGCCGGACTGATCGCCGGGCGGGCC
This genomic window contains:
- a CDS encoding zinc-dependent metalloprotease encodes the protein MAQFVDWDLAAATAGALSKSGPRVSYAEATDVVGDLRRLTDEAAGHVADYTGLRAQVAHPPVRVVDRRDWAAANIAGLREVVSPLVERLSGDKRPGALTEAIGSRVTGVQAGTVLAYLSGRVLGQYEVFAGDPGQLLLVAPNILEVERKLGANSRDFRLWVCLHEVTHRTQFTAVPWMRAYFLGEVQAFVDASQGGEHLLERLRRGVATLSDAIKDPESRASVLDIVQTPAQRAVLDRLTALMTLLEGHAEFVMDGVGPQVIPSVESIRAAFNRRRESGNPLEKAIRRLLGIEVKMRQYAEGRKFVHGVVDRVGMAGFNKIFSSPLTLPRLDELGDPDAWVNRVHGPAGATPPVG
- the dacB gene encoding D-alanyl-D-alanine carboxypeptidase/D-alanyl-D-alanine endopeptidase codes for the protein MGREDSHYRPERVDGSGSGGPGSGGATGRVSVPGANVPHRPAPATGSAPVGRPHDGPGQARFGPPQHGARFGQPHDGPGGATGSARAGQAHDPATGSARVGPAHDPATPVSWPGAPGPIPVSPPVPPAGTAPPPPSPPPASPRRRSRLVAALACVLVLALAVAGLAVFRPGPVAGWLGDDDASGTAVAAPPEPTPPAVLAGPDGNAPLPTEAGIRAALDPLVRAAALGDRVHLSVADVSTGQALYGSGQDTPTVPASVTKLATGVAVLAARGPAYRIPTKAVAGANPGEVVLVGGGDPTLAVDKDGFYPGAARLDDLAAQVRNALGGTAPTKVIVDSSLFTGPVFEPGWDSDIPTGGFGAAITALMTDGARKNPAEARRTAEQTNHAAERVPQPDLTAGRQFAKLLGLTGGAAQVTRGAAPAASGATGTAPGAELGTVESLPMIRLVDIMISDSDNVIAEAMARQVALAKGKPGSFVGGAAATGQVLGELGLPAGEISLADGSGLSRTNRISPSLLTDLITLAGNGSHPELAAIFGGLPVGGWSGTLDERYRAAATSAGAGVVRAKTGTLSGVNAIAGTVTTADGRLLTFAVLTDRTQGSLDETRAALDRITSALAGCGCR
- a CDS encoding inorganic diphosphatase → MDFDVTVEIPKGHRNKYEVDHATGRIRLDRTLFTSTQYPADYGFIEGTLGEDGDPLDALVLVPEPTFPGCLIRCRTIGMFRMTDEKGGDDKVLCVPYEDPRQEHLRDIHHLGEFDRLEIQHFFEVYKDLEPGKSVEGATWVGRVEAEAEIVASYRRAKEAEERGETLH
- the eccD gene encoding type VII secretion integral membrane protein EccD → MTSGLARVTISAPRRRVDVALPEQVPLAELLPEVLRHAGEGLADDGERHGGWVLRRTDGGVLATAQALLPQGVRDGEVLHLVPARAEWPELEYDDVVEAIVDGARRRGAAWSARATRAAALGGAAVPLAVGLVAVVAAGPGERGWPVAAAVALILVLTATAASRAYGDGPVGAALGGYALPWAATAGALAVASGDPVGPIPGLRWVGAPELLVGSVALLLVAVLGLLGVASRSRVFVAGVTVGVTGVASALGGLLLDPAGAAAVLLAVLVFALGGLPLLAIRVGKLPLPPLTLPVPAGARDLPDRGQVHAAVARAEEVLTGMLLGHALLAVAAVAVLVAAGRTAGLLLAAVAAGVLLLRSRLFVAVRHRVPAIVAGLAGYALLGAVLAERAGPAGRFALAVGGLALALAAVTAGATYARRPVSPYLGRLADLTDTALVVAVVPVACAVLGLYDRARDLLA
- the eccCa gene encoding type VII secretion protein EccCa, translated to MSTVVIKRPPRRAAPEIPVGELPVEAPPEIPAATGGRWQQALMVLPMLGGTVAMAMMFGRGGGAYSYVVGGMFGLSSLAMLVTTWGSAGPKKSELMAARREYLRHLATLRRRARETAGAQRAGLSYRHPDPGRLWSTVDSHRVWERRPGDADFAVVRVGVGPQALATPLVPPVTRPLEELEPMTAGALRRFLDAYSVVPDLPVALSLRSFARVFVRGPAGPVRGAGSPAAQALARAVLTQLAVFHAPDELLIAVCSGPERRAAWEWVKWLPHVHHPSRTDALGPVRLVTSSAADLERLLHDVLGARSRFSPHGVATDGPQVVVVLDGGDLTGATDLAGDGGIDAVTVLDLDTPPPRLLDRYALLLDLVDGRLHSHSAEGHAEVGAADALATADAEAVARRLAPLRLAGPVRGPDAPPGAEPGLPELLGLGDPDSFTAEQGWAPRAARDRLRMPIGVGADGGAIDLDLKESAQDGMGPHGLLIGATGSGKSELLRTLVLGLAATHSSEQLNFVLVDFKGGATFAPFERLPHTAAVITNLADALPLVDRMVDAINGELMRRQELLRRAGNFASVRDYERARAAGSPLAPLPSLLLICDEFSELLSAKPDFIDLFVQIGRLGRSLGVHLLLASQRLEEGRLRGLDTHLSYRIGLRTFSALESRTVLGVPDAHELPRSPGHGYLRSGTDPLVRFKAAYVSGAVRRRGGPAGAPGAGEARVLAFSTHLVPVPEPATPAALPAEDDSGETLLDLLVDRLAGQGPPAHQVWLPPLDSSPALDELLGPVGVDPVRGLAVANPELHGALQVPVAVVDKPFEQRRDLLWLALDGAAGHVAVVGTTRSGRSGLLRTLVCALALTHTPAEVQVYCLDFGSGTLGALRDLPHVGGVSGRSDGTSVRRTVGEVAGLLAERERRFAEAGVESMAAWRRRRAAGATDAFGDVFLVVDGWNTLRGEYEDLEPLVTELATRGLAYGVHVVASALRWSDFRPAIRDLFGSRLELRLGDPADSVVVKRALAATVPEERPGRGITAGGLHFLTAVPRVDALGGETADLVKAVAGAWTGPVAPRVRLLPPVLPYAELDQSATTGLAFPIGIAEADLAPVVLDFATEPNFVVFGDAECGKSTFLRALATSIVSRFSPEQARVILVDYRRSLMGTIESAHLIGYGTAAPHTAELIESAASYLAGRQPGPEVTPAQLRSRSWWKGPELFVLVDDYDLVAGGPTNPLRALEEHLPHARDVGLHLVLARRTGGAGRTAYEPIVQRLRELSTAGLVMSGGPEEGALVGQVKAGPLPPGRARLVTRREGVRLVQLAHLPPG